Proteins found in one Actinokineospora alba genomic segment:
- a CDS encoding MmcQ/YjbR family DNA-binding protein — MDNMKRVERIIAALPEAERVDVEAWGDHPTFRVRGKNFIFADHLAQNLSVKLSKAEAEAVVATDPAAHPAGYGLGRHGWIALDVPAGLDEDRWAQLEEWIRTSYCLVAPKTLARKVENG, encoded by the coding sequence ATGGACAACATGAAGCGGGTCGAGCGGATCATCGCCGCACTGCCGGAGGCGGAGCGCGTCGATGTCGAAGCCTGGGGCGATCACCCGACATTCCGTGTGCGCGGCAAGAACTTCATCTTCGCCGACCATCTCGCGCAGAATCTCTCGGTGAAGCTGTCCAAGGCCGAAGCCGAAGCCGTGGTGGCCACCGACCCGGCCGCCCATCCGGCGGGCTACGGGCTGGGCCGTCACGGCTGGATCGCGCTCGACGTCCCAGCCGGACTCGACGAGGACCGCTGGGCACAGCTGGAGGAGTGGATCCGCACCTCCTATTGCCTGGTCGCCCCGAAGACCCTGGCTCGCAAGGTCGAGAACGGCTGA
- a CDS encoding L-threonylcarbamoyladenylate synthase: MAKYFDVHPDNPQRRSITQIVDLLRADALIAYPTDSCYALGCRLGNKDGIDRIREIRNLDDRHHFTLVCQDFSQLGQFVEVGNAVFRAIKASTPGSYTFILPATKEVPRRLQHAKKKTVGVRIPDHVVTQAIVAELGEPLLSSTLLLPDQPEPMTMGWEIKERLDHVVDAVIDSGECGTVPTSVIDFSQGEPEIIRVGAGDVSRFE; this comes from the coding sequence ATGGCGAAGTACTTCGACGTGCATCCGGACAACCCTCAGCGCCGCTCGATCACGCAGATCGTCGACCTTCTGCGCGCCGACGCCCTGATCGCGTACCCCACTGACTCCTGCTACGCGCTCGGCTGCCGGTTGGGGAACAAGGACGGGATCGACCGCATCCGCGAGATCCGAAACCTCGACGACCGCCACCACTTCACCCTGGTGTGTCAGGACTTCTCGCAGCTGGGCCAGTTCGTCGAGGTCGGCAACGCGGTGTTCCGGGCGATCAAGGCGTCCACGCCGGGCAGCTACACCTTCATCCTGCCCGCCACCAAGGAAGTCCCGCGCAGGCTGCAGCACGCGAAGAAGAAAACGGTCGGGGTGCGCATCCCCGATCACGTCGTCACCCAGGCGATCGTGGCCGAGCTCGGTGAGCCGCTGCTGTCGAGCACGCTGCTGCTTCCCGACCAGCCGGAGCCGATGACCATGGGCTGGGAGATCAAGGAGCGGCTCGACCACGTGGTCGACGCGGTGATCGACTCCGGCGAGTGCGGCACCGTGCCGACGTCGGTCATCGACTTCTCGCAGGGTGAGCCGGAGATCATCCGGGTGGGTGCGGGAGACGTCTCCAGGTTCGAGTGA